The Flavobacteriales bacterium genome includes a region encoding these proteins:
- a CDS encoding OmpA family protein, whose amino-acid sequence MGKILRTKKLTTLSEFLIVVLLIGSILAAVYFLSPGLRTAISKQMDGIDLNKDVVNNVMNAPKIDLPTKSASSSVSSKPQVRIAGYAWNAQSGIIVANGGPKTTKGSLMEQNGVNLEIIRQDWLSELRNMQMKFVEEFDKGAAYPSSDKSVFAIMIMGDGAPFYISSAQKALDDKYGKDKYHLQVLGAVGMSYGEDKLIGPVSWKTNPQSMKGSVISAVLGDGDWVTTVNYCFVNGLKVNPDPSTYDADAVNIYPSENDDYIKSAEELIKSQKSGWTVELKEVKNGKLTGKKVNRKIDGCATWTPGDKQVFDALDGFIDVVSTKEFNNQMPTALIGVKEWAEKNPDIVTGILKASFTASNQMKNYDDWRHRAAEAVAETYQLENADYWYKMFQGQTGTKGGIKYNMGGSRVFNYNDAMQYFGLSDGVNRYKAVYNQVGNYLTQLNPFGYNENVGFVVPYDQAVNLYFVKNINDIQTTEADKSDYTNEAKDVMASGEWKINFNTGSAVLSSSSNKDLETIYNLLIQAENTKLSIVGHTDNVGSDATNIPLSKSRAQSVVAYLTNKGIPSSRFQLIDGKGATQPVADNGSEYGRAQNRRVVITLLN is encoded by the coding sequence ATGGGAAAGATTTTAAGAACAAAAAAATTAACTACACTTTCTGAGTTTTTAATTGTAGTGCTGCTTATTGGCAGTATTTTGGCCGCTGTCTATTTTTTATCGCCGGGTTTACGAACAGCCATTTCAAAACAAATGGATGGAATAGACCTAAATAAAGATGTGGTAAACAATGTGATGAACGCACCAAAAATTGACCTTCCAACCAAATCGGCTTCATCAAGCGTTAGCTCTAAACCTCAGGTAAGAATTGCCGGGTATGCATGGAACGCTCAATCGGGAATTATTGTAGCCAACGGTGGCCCCAAAACAACCAAAGGCTCATTGATGGAACAAAATGGCGTGAATTTGGAAATCATTCGCCAGGACTGGCTTTCGGAATTGCGAAACATGCAAATGAAATTTGTGGAAGAATTTGATAAAGGTGCTGCCTATCCTTCATCCGACAAAAGCGTTTTTGCCATTATGATTATGGGCGACGGAGCTCCTTTCTATATCAGCTCTGCCCAAAAAGCATTGGATGATAAATATGGCAAAGACAAATACCACCTGCAAGTGTTGGGAGCTGTGGGTATGAGCTATGGCGAAGATAAACTTATTGGACCCGTTAGCTGGAAAACCAATCCGCAAAGCATGAAAGGTTCAGTTATTTCGGCTGTATTGGGCGATGGCGACTGGGTTACCACGGTGAACTATTGTTTTGTAAACGGGCTTAAAGTAAATCCTGACCCATCTACTTACGATGCCGATGCCGTAAACATTTACCCATCAGAAAATGATGATTACATAAAATCTGCCGAAGAGTTGATTAAATCTCAAAAATCGGGCTGGACAGTGGAGTTGAAAGAAGTTAAAAACGGAAAACTTACAGGCAAAAAAGTAAACCGAAAAATTGACGGATGTGCTACTTGGACTCCTGGCGACAAACAAGTTTTTGATGCATTGGATGGTTTTATTGATGTAGTTTCAACGAAAGAATTTAACAACCAAATGCCAACGGCGTTGATTGGTGTAAAAGAATGGGCTGAGAAAAATCCGGATATTGTTACCGGAATTTTAAAAGCCTCTTTCACTGCCTCCAACCAAATGAAAAACTATGATGATTGGAGACACAGAGCTGCAGAGGCCGTGGCAGAAACCTATCAATTAGAAAATGCCGACTATTGGTATAAAATGTTTCAAGGACAAACTGGCACCAAAGGTGGTATTAAATATAACATGGGAGGCTCCAGAGTATTTAATTATAACGATGCCATGCAGTATTTTGGTTTGAGCGATGGAGTGAACCGATACAAAGCCGTTTACAACCAGGTGGGCAATTATCTTACCCAGCTGAATCCGTTTGGTTACAACGAAAACGTTGGTTTTGTGGTTCCTTACGACCAAGCCGTAAACCTCTATTTTGTTAAAAACATCAACGATATTCAAACCACCGAGGCCGACAAATCGGATTACACCAACGAGGCAAAAGACGTAATGGCATCCGGCGAATGGAAGATTAATTTCAACACCGGAAGTGCAGTCCTTTCAAGCTCGTCAAACAAAGATTTGGAGACTATTTACAATCTGCTAATTCAGGCAGAAAATACGAAACTTTCGATTGTTGGACATACGGACAATGTGGGTAGCGATGCAACCAACATTCCGTTGTCAAAATCGCGGGCTCAGTCGGTTGTAGCTTACCTTACTAACAAAGGCATTCCATCATCCAGATTTCAACTTATAGACGGTAAAGGAGCCACCCAGCCTGTGGCCGACAATGGTTCTGAATACGGTAGAGCTCAAAACCGACGAGTTGTTATTACGTTGTTAAATTAG
- a CDS encoding DUF1800 domain-containing protein — MISATQKTARTQSGISAYSGSWTEKEVTHLLRRTMFGAAMDDIAYFNQKSMSDAVDELLAPVSSKPAPPVNAYNNDRITDPDIALGQTWVYGPYNANLNNVRLNSLKQWWTGLMIHQDRSILEKITLFWHNHFSTETEVYRDPIYGYNHQQLLRDNALGNFKNLVKLVTLDPAMLAYLNGSANTKNAPDENYARELQELFTLGKGPDSKYTESDVQQAAKVLTGWRINRTNYTTYFNASLHDSSDKVFSTFFSSTTISGKTGAAGATELDVLLDLIFSREEVAKFICRKLYRWFVYYEIGEAEETNVIAPLADIFRNNNYDIKPVLAALLKSEHFFDVANQGCLIKSPVDFTVGMMRQYDIVFPDNSYLEEQYYFWSIVWQACVIQQQNIGDPPNVAGWPAYYQVPQYHEIWINTDTLPKRNQIGDILALAEVSRNGLSIKIEPTAVAEMFPKPESATDLVNDMVKYFFTLDVSSDQKEYMRSFLLSGQAESYWTAAWNDYQADKTNAVKKNVVTLRLRGLVKYIMNLAEYQLS, encoded by the coding sequence ATGATATCAGCAACTCAAAAAACGGCTCGTACCCAATCCGGAATTTCGGCATACAGTGGTTCGTGGACAGAAAAAGAGGTAACACATTTGTTGCGAAGAACCATGTTTGGTGCCGCTATGGATGATATTGCTTATTTCAATCAAAAATCCATGTCGGATGCGGTTGATGAGCTTTTGGCTCCGGTTTCTTCCAAACCTGCCCCTCCCGTAAATGCATATAATAATGATAGAATAACCGACCCTGATATTGCACTTGGACAAACATGGGTGTATGGCCCGTATAATGCAAACTTAAACAATGTGCGTCTCAATTCTCTAAAACAATGGTGGACAGGGCTTATGATTCATCAGGATAGAAGCATTTTAGAAAAAATAACACTGTTTTGGCACAATCATTTCTCTACCGAAACGGAGGTTTATCGCGACCCAATCTATGGCTATAATCATCAACAATTGTTGAGAGACAATGCGTTGGGAAATTTCAAAAATCTGGTAAAATTGGTAACACTTGACCCTGCTATGCTTGCCTATTTAAACGGGAGTGCAAACACCAAAAATGCTCCTGATGAAAATTATGCCCGCGAGCTACAGGAGTTGTTCACATTGGGCAAAGGCCCTGATTCTAAATACACCGAAAGCGATGTGCAGCAAGCTGCAAAAGTGCTGACAGGGTGGAGAATTAACAGAACAAATTATACCACCTATTTTAATGCCAGTTTGCATGATAGCAGCGATAAAGTGTTTTCTACATTTTTCTCCAGCACAACAATTTCTGGAAAAACCGGAGCTGCCGGTGCCACAGAGTTGGACGTTTTGTTAGATTTAATTTTTTCGAGAGAAGAAGTGGCCAAATTTATATGCCGAAAGCTGTATCGCTGGTTTGTATATTACGAAATTGGCGAGGCCGAAGAAACCAATGTGATTGCTCCATTGGCCGATATTTTTAGGAATAATAATTACGACATAAAACCCGTCTTAGCGGCACTTTTAAAAAGCGAACATTTTTTTGATGTGGCCAATCAGGGTTGTTTAATAAAAAGTCCGGTAGATTTTACGGTGGGTATGATGCGGCAGTACGACATCGTTTTTCCGGATAATTCATACTTAGAAGAGCAATACTACTTTTGGTCGATTGTTTGGCAGGCGTGCGTTATTCAACAACAAAATATTGGCGACCCGCCAAACGTGGCAGGATGGCCAGCCTATTATCAGGTGCCTCAATATCATGAAATATGGATAAACACCGACACCTTGCCCAAACGAAATCAGATAGGCGATATTTTGGCATTGGCCGAAGTGTCAAGAAATGGATTGAGTATCAAAATAGAGCCTACTGCAGTTGCCGAAATGTTTCCAAAACCCGAAAGTGCTACCGATTTGGTAAACGATATGGTTAAATATTTCTTTACCCTTGATGTGAGCAGCGACCAAAAAGAATACATGCGTTCTTTTCTACTTTCAGGGCAGGCCGAAAGCTACTGGACAGCAGCTTGGAACGATTATCAGGCCGATAAAACCAACGCTGTAAAGAAAAATGTAGTCACGCTGCGATTGCGTGGCCTTGTAAAATACATCATGAATTTGGCCGAATATCAATTGTCGTAA
- a CDS encoding AAA family ATPase, translating into MKNPIRLLEEALTSLMDGVKGNSKPEIGNHFAIELEKAVKDCITFLASEKNIASGKIAASIDINQLFLADLVHISDVLHSKSSAKSVFILAYYYDALINNKYAETEHLEAWLSLTKEKTFSEKLEKTLSAYRKPDFVLTHQFTGDSAKLDQLLTHYSTFIRLAFGLNFKSDEEKKDFFKLNKAKTNHPTISPNDSLEKVMEELNELIGLDNVKKDINDLINLLKIQKIRTEKGLQNVEVSLHNVFLGPPGTGKTTVARLLGRIYKHLGYLTVGQCIETDREGLVAGYVGQTATKVNEVVQQSKGGVLFVDEAYALNQGVMGNDYGSEAVNTLLKRMEDLRTDMAVVVAGYTEPMKEFIESNPGLRSRFNRYIIFDHFSAKQMMEIFLLFCKKADFKPTSDAQEKLEAIWDGLYEKRDEGFGNARVVRNIFEQCIENQANRLSKFKRVSKERLMLLEEEDIPEPKQMIDEVFLTK; encoded by the coding sequence ATGAAAAATCCGATTCGATTATTAGAAGAAGCATTAACGTCATTGATGGACGGTGTAAAGGGAAATTCAAAACCTGAAATTGGAAATCATTTTGCCATCGAATTGGAAAAAGCGGTTAAAGATTGTATCACCTTTTTAGCTTCCGAAAAAAATATAGCTTCCGGAAAAATTGCCGCATCAATAGATATTAACCAATTATTTTTGGCCGATTTGGTGCATATCTCCGATGTCCTCCACTCAAAATCAAGTGCCAAATCGGTGTTTATTTTGGCCTATTACTACGATGCACTCATCAACAACAAATACGCCGAAACCGAGCATCTCGAGGCCTGGCTATCGTTGACCAAAGAGAAAACATTTTCTGAAAAACTCGAAAAAACACTGAGTGCCTATCGAAAGCCGGATTTTGTACTTACCCACCAATTTACCGGAGATTCAGCCAAATTAGACCAACTGTTGACTCATTATTCTACTTTTATTCGGCTGGCGTTCGGCCTCAATTTCAAATCGGATGAAGAGAAAAAAGATTTCTTTAAGTTGAATAAGGCTAAGACCAACCACCCCACTATCTCACCCAACGATTCGTTGGAAAAAGTGATGGAAGAACTGAATGAATTAATTGGGCTGGACAATGTAAAAAAGGACATCAACGACCTAATAAATCTGTTAAAAATTCAAAAAATACGCACCGAAAAAGGGTTGCAAAATGTGGAAGTAAGTCTTCACAATGTTTTTTTAGGCCCTCCGGGAACCGGAAAAACAACGGTTGCCCGCTTGTTGGGTCGCATATACAAACATTTGGGTTATCTTACTGTCGGTCAATGCATTGAAACAGACAGGGAAGGCCTTGTGGCAGGCTATGTAGGGCAAACGGCCACCAAAGTAAACGAAGTGGTGCAGCAAAGCAAAGGCGGAGTATTGTTTGTCGATGAGGCGTATGCCCTCAATCAAGGAGTGATGGGCAACGACTACGGCTCAGAGGCCGTCAACACGTTGCTAAAACGCATGGAAGACTTACGAACCGACATGGCGGTGGTGGTGGCCGGATACACCGAACCGATGAAGGAATTTATAGAGAGCAATCCAGGCTTGCGTTCGCGGTTTAACCGATACATTATTTTCGATCATTTTAGTGCCAAACAAATGATGGAAATATTCCTTTTATTCTGCAAAAAAGCAGATTTTAAACCTACTTCCGATGCTCAAGAAAAGCTTGAGGCAATATGGGATGGATTATACGAAAAACGGGACGAAGGCTTTGGCAACGCCCGCGTGGTACGCAACATTTTTGAGCAGTGCATCGAAAATCAAGCCAATAGGCTTTCCAAATTCAAACGTGTCAGCAAAGAACGCCTCATGCTTTTGGAAGAAGAAGACATTCCTGAACCAAAACAAATGATTGACGAGGTTTTTTTGACGAAGTAG
- a CDS encoding DUF937 domain-containing protein translates to MSKLGQGGLDAMAEKIGATPQQTSTALEGIVPTLLGAMSNNAKSEGGASGLLGALDRDHDGSILDDITGFIGNSDSGPGAGILKHVLGNNQTSVENGLSAKTGLSSGQIGNLLKIAAPLLMGYLGRQKRQAGSGGFDISSVAGLLGGLASTSDKSTGLDLSDILNMVGGLTGGGSTNQSSGGGLLGGLLGKLFKR, encoded by the coding sequence ATGTCGAAACTTGGACAAGGCGGATTGGATGCCATGGCCGAAAAAATTGGAGCCACCCCACAGCAAACAAGTACGGCATTAGAAGGCATCGTCCCAACGTTGTTGGGTGCTATGTCGAACAACGCTAAATCAGAAGGTGGTGCCAGTGGCCTTTTAGGAGCCCTAGACAGAGACCACGATGGAAGCATTTTGGACGACATTACCGGATTTATCGGAAACAGCGATAGCGGCCCAGGAGCCGGCATTTTGAAACATGTTTTGGGTAATAATCAAACCTCAGTTGAAAATGGTTTGAGTGCAAAAACAGGTTTATCATCTGGTCAAATTGGAAACCTTTTAAAAATAGCGGCTCCCTTATTAATGGGTTATTTAGGCAGGCAAAAGCGTCAAGCCGGTAGTGGAGGTTTCGACATCAGCAGCGTTGCCGGACTGTTGGGTGGTTTGGCCTCGACCAGCGACAAAAGCACTGGACTTGATTTGAGTGATATTCTCAACATGGTAGGAGGCCTTACAGGAGGTGGAAGTACCAATCAATCAAGCGGTGGCGGCCTTCTTGGCGGCTTGCTTGGCAAGTTGTTTAAGAGATAG
- a CDS encoding ABC transporter ATP-binding protein, which yields MTGFEYKDTLLYVENLSVAYDDHLIIKDISFSEKDVVRAGHKSTGQVIAFVGRSGRGKSTLFRALTGLVPLRSGRVLIKDFNAQNTDAAKEIKEGDIGFVDQKYTLFRHKTVSQALLFAMRKSSISAEEKKTKIAEYLEKWGLSQCADKYPNELSGGQRQRTAVIEQLFSSDKFIILDEPFSGLDVGNIREVKKSFDLLGQTSEENTIIFSTHDIELAVELAQVIYVIGYPTINNEKQNYGTIVAKYDLRELGLAWQEYGSQHIELHKQIVQSMLDS from the coding sequence ATGACAGGTTTTGAATATAAAGACACGCTGCTTTACGTAGAAAATTTGAGCGTAGCGTATGATGACCACTTAATTATTAAGGATATTTCCTTTTCGGAAAAAGATGTGGTGCGTGCAGGACATAAAAGCACCGGACAAGTCATTGCTTTTGTGGGAAGGTCGGGTCGTGGAAAATCAACCCTTTTTCGAGCTTTGACCGGACTTGTGCCACTTCGCTCCGGCAGAGTTTTGATAAAAGATTTTAACGCACAAAACACGGATGCGGCCAAAGAAATAAAAGAAGGAGACATTGGCTTTGTAGATCAGAAATACACATTGTTTCGGCACAAAACCGTATCGCAAGCTCTGCTTTTTGCCATGCGAAAATCATCTATCTCTGCCGAAGAAAAGAAAACAAAAATTGCCGAATACCTTGAAAAATGGGGACTTTCGCAATGTGCCGACAAATACCCAAACGAACTATCGGGCGGACAACGACAACGCACCGCTGTGATAGAGCAGCTATTTTCGTCTGACAAATTTATCATCTTGGATGAACCATTTTCGGGCTTGGACGTGGGCAATATTCGTGAGGTAAAAAAATCGTTTGACTTATTAGGCCAAACGTCGGAGGAAAACACCATTATTTTCTCCACTCACGACATTGAGTTGGCCGTAGAATTGGCTCAGGTTATATATGTAATCGGCTACCCAACCATCAACAACGAAAAGCAAAACTACGGCACCATTGTGGCCAAATACGATTTGCGTGAACTCGGTTTGGCTTGGCAAGAATATGGCTCACAACATATTGAGTTGCACAAACAAATTGTTCAGAGCATGTTAGACTCTTAA
- a CDS encoding DUF3467 domain-containing protein: MEENQNKKGNQIDIELSEEVAEGIYSNLAIIAHSNSEFVVDFVRLLPGVPKAKVKQRIILAPQHAKRLMFALTENIRKFEDSFGEIEANDQPPSFPMNFGPAGEA; the protein is encoded by the coding sequence ATGGAAGAGAATCAAAACAAAAAAGGCAATCAAATAGATATTGAGCTGAGTGAGGAGGTTGCCGAAGGTATTTATTCAAATTTGGCCATCATTGCCCATTCGAACTCCGAGTTTGTTGTGGATTTTGTGCGGTTATTGCCGGGCGTGCCAAAAGCAAAGGTAAAACAACGAATTATTCTGGCACCACAACATGCCAAACGATTGATGTTTGCCCTTACAGAGAATATAAGAAAATTTGAAGATAGCTTTGGAGAGATAGAAGCTAATGATCAACCTCCGTCATTTCCAATGAACTTTGGGCCTGCTGGAGAGGCCTAA
- the rpoC gene encoding DNA-directed RNA polymerase subunit beta' → MSYNRKEQKIKSNFKTVRIGLSSPEVILQRSNGEVIKPETINYRSYKPEMGGLFCERIFGPTKDYECHCGKYKRIRYKGIVCDRCGVEVTEKKVRRERMGHIDLVVPVAHIWYFRSLPNKIGYLLGLPSKKLDMIIYYERYIVIQSGVKEDDGVNYLDFLTEEEYLDILDTLPKENQYLDDKDPNKFIAKMGAEAISDLLSRLNLDELSYELRHQAANETSQQRKAEALKRLKVIEGFREANKEFENRPEWMILKILPVIPPELRPLVPLDGGRFATSDLNDLYRRVIIRNNRLKRLMEIKAPDVILRNEKRMLQEAVDSLLDNTRRANAVKSSGNRPLKSLSDMLKGKQGRFRQNLLGKRVDYSGRSVIVVGPTLKLHECGLPKGMASELFKPFIIRKLIERGIVKTVKSAKKIVDRKDPVIWEILENILKGHPVLLNRAPTLHRLGIQAFQPKLVEGKAIRLHPLVCTGFNADFDGDQMAVHVPLGNAAILEAQILMLAPHNILNPANGAPIAVPSQDMVLGLYYLTKGRKGTKDRKVVGEGQTFYSDEEVRIAHNEGRADLHAEIKVKTHTVENGQPVEKIIETTVGRVIFNKFVPREMGYLNVLLTKKSLRNIIGDMVKEVGIAKTAEFLDNIKDLGFQYSFKGGLSFNINDVVLPDEKDNLIEAAKAEVDEIWDNYNNGFITNNERYNQIIDIWTRVNSRVSDALLKKLANDDQGFNPIYMMLDSGARGSKEQIRQLGGMRGLMAKPQKKTGHGGTGEIIENPILSNFRQGLSILEYFISTHGARKGLADTALKTADAGYLTRRLHDVAQDVVINEVDCETLRGIEISALRENEEIVESLYDRILGRTSLYDIEDPTTGEIIVEAGQEISEDVANRIEVVGIDTVEIRSVMTCESRQGVCTRCYGRNLATGRMAQRGDAVGVIAAQSIGEPGTQLTLRTFHVGGTASNIASESELHVKYDGTLEFDEIKTVTRVSDDGEKEEVIIGRSGEIRVINPKTKEILNTLNVPYGSILMVEDKAKVKRGDMICKWDPYNAVIVSDIEGKIAFKDIIDGITYKDEIDEQTGFKEKVLIENRDKKLIPAVLLLDKKGEILKEFNLPVGAHISVDDGDKIKGGTIISKIPRVLGKTGDITGGLPRVTELFEARNPSNPAVVAEIDGVVSYGGIKRGNREIVIESREGVVKRYLVSLSKHILVQDNDFVKAGTPLSDGSITPKDILAIEGPTAVQNYIVNGIQEVYRLQGVKINDKHIEVIVRQMMQKVTIVDPGDTKFLEGEGVDKFEFQAENNMIYDKKVVTDAGDSNELKPGQIVSLRKLRDINSVLKRKDLKTVEVRDAVPATSEPLLMGITKASLGTQSFLSAASFQETTKVLNEAAISGKIDLMTGLKENVIVGHLIPAGTGMRDYEDIIVGSQEEYNMLMSSKEDVSTDTTVGEVKASN, encoded by the coding sequence ATGTCTTACAACAGAAAAGAACAAAAAATAAAAAGCAACTTTAAAACCGTTCGTATTGGACTTTCTTCGCCAGAAGTAATCCTACAACGTTCGAATGGTGAAGTTATAAAACCAGAAACGATCAACTATCGTTCATACAAACCTGAAATGGGCGGTTTGTTTTGCGAGAGAATCTTTGGCCCAACCAAAGATTATGAATGTCATTGTGGAAAATACAAACGTATTCGATACAAAGGCATTGTTTGCGATAGATGTGGCGTTGAGGTAACAGAGAAAAAAGTGCGTCGTGAGCGAATGGGACACATTGATTTGGTTGTTCCCGTTGCACATATTTGGTATTTCCGTTCGTTGCCAAACAAAATTGGTTATTTGCTTGGCCTTCCTTCTAAAAAATTAGATATGATTATTTACTATGAAAGATACATAGTAATTCAATCTGGGGTTAAAGAAGACGATGGTGTAAATTACCTTGATTTCTTGACAGAAGAAGAGTATTTAGACATACTCGACACGCTTCCCAAAGAAAACCAATATTTAGACGATAAAGATCCAAACAAGTTTATTGCAAAAATGGGTGCCGAAGCCATTTCGGACTTATTATCTCGCCTAAACTTGGACGAATTGTCATACGAACTACGTCATCAAGCGGCCAACGAAACCTCGCAACAAAGAAAAGCAGAAGCCCTAAAACGATTAAAAGTTATAGAAGGTTTCCGCGAGGCCAACAAAGAATTCGAGAATCGTCCAGAGTGGATGATTTTGAAAATATTACCGGTCATTCCACCAGAATTACGTCCGTTAGTACCTTTAGATGGTGGCCGTTTTGCTACTTCTGATTTGAACGACTTGTATCGAAGAGTAATCATCAGAAACAATCGTTTGAAACGACTGATGGAGATTAAAGCTCCCGATGTGATTTTGCGGAACGAAAAACGGATGTTGCAAGAAGCTGTTGACAGTTTGCTTGACAACACCAGAAGAGCAAATGCCGTAAAATCAAGCGGAAATCGTCCGTTGAAATCTTTGAGTGATATGCTTAAAGGTAAACAAGGTCGTTTCCGTCAAAACCTTCTTGGTAAAAGGGTTGACTACTCTGGTCGTTCGGTTATCGTTGTTGGTCCAACTCTTAAACTTCACGAGTGTGGATTACCAAAAGGTATGGCCAGCGAGCTTTTCAAACCATTCATTATCAGAAAACTGATTGAAAGAGGAATCGTTAAAACGGTAAAATCTGCCAAGAAAATAGTGGATAGAAAGGACCCTGTTATCTGGGAAATTCTTGAAAATATTTTGAAAGGACATCCGGTTCTTCTAAACCGAGCCCCAACACTTCACCGTTTGGGTATTCAGGCGTTTCAGCCAAAACTGGTAGAAGGAAAAGCGATACGTTTGCACCCATTGGTTTGTACCGGATTCAACGCCGACTTTGACGGTGACCAAATGGCGGTACACGTCCCACTTGGAAATGCCGCAATTTTGGAGGCTCAAATATTGATGCTTGCTCCACACAACATTCTTAACCCTGCCAACGGTGCCCCAATTGCGGTACCATCGCAAGACATGGTTTTGGGACTTTATTACTTAACAAAAGGTAGAAAAGGCACAAAAGACAGAAAAGTTGTGGGCGAAGGTCAAACCTTCTATTCTGACGAAGAGGTGCGAATAGCTCACAACGAAGGTAGAGCGGATTTACACGCCGAGATAAAGGTAAAAACCCATACTGTTGAGAATGGTCAACCGGTTGAGAAAATTATCGAAACAACCGTTGGACGTGTTATTTTCAACAAGTTCGTACCAAGAGAAATGGGCTACTTAAATGTTTTACTTACCAAAAAATCGCTTCGAAACATTATCGGAGACATGGTTAAAGAAGTAGGTATTGCAAAAACAGCCGAATTCTTGGATAATATTAAAGACCTTGGTTTCCAATATTCGTTCAAAGGCGGATTGTCATTTAACATCAACGATGTTGTATTGCCAGATGAAAAAGACAATTTGATTGAAGCTGCAAAAGCAGAAGTGGACGAAATTTGGGATAACTACAACAACGGTTTTATTACCAATAATGAGCGATACAACCAAATCATCGACATCTGGACTCGTGTAAACTCAAGAGTTTCAGATGCTTTGCTTAAAAAATTGGCCAACGATGATCAAGGGTTTAACCCGATATACATGATGCTTGACTCAGGTGCGAGGGGTTCGAAAGAACAAATTCGTCAGTTGGGCGGTATGCGGGGATTGATGGCAAAACCACAAAAGAAAACAGGTCACGGAGGAACAGGAGAGATTATCGAGAACCCAATCTTGTCGAACTTTAGACAAGGCTTGAGCATCTTGGAATACTTCATTTCTACACACGGTGCTCGTAAAGGTCTTGCGGATACGGCTCTTAAAACAGCTGACGCGGGTTATTTGACTCGTCGTTTGCACGATGTGGCACAGGACGTGGTAATAAACGAAGTGGATTGCGAAACATTGCGTGGTATAGAAATATCTGCACTTCGCGAGAACGAAGAAATTGTAGAAAGCTTGTACGACCGAATTTTGGGTAGAACAAGTTTGTATGATATCGAAGACCCAACAACAGGAGAAATCATTGTAGAGGCTGGTCAAGAAATTTCTGAAGATGTTGCCAACAGAATTGAAGTAGTTGGTATTGACACCGTAGAAATTCGGTCGGTAATGACATGCGAATCACGACAAGGCGTTTGTACAAGATGTTACGGAAGAAACCTTGCAACAGGTAGAATGGCACAACGAGGCGATGCAGTAGGCGTAATTGCTGCTCAGTCAATCGGTGAGCCTGGTACACAGCTTACACTTCGAACATTCCACGTGGGTGGTACGGCATCAAACATTGCTTCTGAGTCAGAATTGCATGTAAAATATGATGGTACACTTGAGTTTGACGAGATAAAAACCGTTACTCGAGTGTCTGACGATGGCGAAAAAGAAGAGGTAATCATTGGTCGATCAGGCGAGATTCGTGTGATTAACCCAAAAACAAAAGAAATTCTTAATACATTAAACGTACCTTATGGTTCTATTTTGATGGTTGAGGACAAAGCCAAAGTAAAACGTGGCGACATGATTTGTAAATGGGACCCATACAACGCTGTAATTGTTAGTGATATTGAAGGTAAAATCGCATTTAAAGATATTATCGACGGCATTACTTACAAAGACGAAATTGATGAGCAAACCGGATTTAAGGAGAAAGTTTTAATCGAAAACAGAGATAAAAAGCTGATACCAGCGGTGTTGTTGTTAGATAAAAAGGGTGAAATCCTAAAAGAATTCAACTTGCCTGTTGGTGCTCACATTTCGGTTGATGACGGCGACAAAATAAAAGGCGGTACAATCATTTCCAAAATACCACGTGTGCTTGGTAAAACAGGCGATATCACGGGTGGTTTGCCACGGGTAACGGAGCTTTTTGAGGCACGTAACCCATCAAACCCTGCTGTTGTTGCAGAGATTGACGGCGTGGTAAGCTACGGAGGTATTAAGAGAGGTAACCGTGAGATTGTTATTGAATCAAGAGAAGGAGTTGTAAAACGCTACTTAGTATCGCTTTCAAAACACATTTTGGTTCAGGATAACGACTTCGTAAAGGCTGGAACTCCTTTGTCCGACGGTTCTATCACTCCAAAAGATATTTTGGCAATTGAAGGACCCACCGCTGTTCAAAATTATATTGTGAACGGAATTCAAGAGGTTTACCGATTGCAAGGTGTAAAAATTAACGATAAACACATTGAGGTTATCGTGCGTCAAATGATGCAAAAAGTGACCATTGTAGATCCAGGAGACACTAAGTTTTTGGAGGGTGAAGGTGTTGATAAATTTGAGTTTCAGGCAGAAAACAACATGATTTACGATAAAAAAGTTGTTACGGATGCCGGAGATTCAAATGAATTAAAACCAGGGCAGATAGTTAGTTTGCGTAAACTACGCGATATAAACTCTGTATTGAAGCGAAAAGACCTAAAAACGGTTGAGGTAAGAGATGCAGTTCCTGCAACCTCCGAGCCATTGTTGATGGGTATTACAAAAGCTTCATTAGGCACACAGAGCTTCTTGTCGGCAGCATCTTTCCAAGAAACCACCAAAGTATTGAATGAAGCTGCAATTAGTGGGAAAATTGACTTGATGACAGGTCTGAAAGAGAATGTTATTGTAGGCCACCTTATTCCGGCCGGAACAGGTATGCGGGATTATGAAGATATCATTGTGGGTTCGCAAGAAGAATACAATATGTTGATGAGTTCTAAAGAGGATGTCTCTACTGACACCACCGTTGGAGAAGTAAAGGCATCAAACTAA